AGATTTCGAAGCCTTTCAAACCCAAACGGAGGTCCGGCTGTCCGCCGATGACGGTCCTTCCATGCTGATTATGGAATCGGAAGGACAGATCATTGGGATCGTATCCTACTATTGGGAAGACAAGCCTTCGCTGTGGCTTGAGCTTGGCATTACGATCTACAGCCCGGAGCATTGGAGCGGGGGTTACGGAACGGAGGCTTTGACGTTATGGATCGACTATCTGTTCGGGGCTATGCCGCTCGTGCGAGTCGGGCTCACCACTTGGTCGGGCAATAATCGAATGATCCGCTGCGCCGGGAAGCTTGGAATGACGATGGAAGCAAGAATCCGCAAGGTACGCTTGTATAATGGCGAGTACTACGATTCCATTCGGATGGGGATTTTGCGCGAGGAATGGGAAGGGCGATAAAGAACGCATTCAACTCCTTATTTTGGGAATAAATAGAGATATCCCATCAATGAGGTGTTTGCTATTGAAAAAGTGGATATGGACAATCGTGATAATCCTCGGATTTACTTCGTTAGCCGGAACGACTGCTTTTGCAAAAGAGAGTAACCCTGCAATTGAATTCGCCAATGCCATTACGCGTAATGACTATAGAGAAGCACAAAGCTATATCGCTCAAGATTACGTGCGCATTCCCGAGATTCCGGAGCATGTTTCCGCTCAAAGCTACAAGCTTGCGCCTTCGCCAATAAGCGGAGAACAAATCCTTATGGTGAGCTTCTATGACGAGAAGCGAAAAACCGAACGACTGGCTTATATATGGGAATTGTCCGTTAACTACGGCCGTATCACTCAGATTCACGTTTTATATGAGGGCTTCAACCCGCTGGCGGACGAGGCCCGGTTAATACGAGAATATCAAACCAAATTCAAGCGTCATCTTCTAACCCCAACCGAGCTGCCTTTTAGGAAAGTTACTGAATTTCATGGCTATATCGAGGATGACAGCTCGATTGAGCTGCTGTATCGGAGCGATGAAATAAACGGTTTTTTCAAGGTTAAAGCATCTCCTGTAACCGTGGATTTGGATCGGTTCAAATTTGATAACGATGATGCTTATTACACTTTGAAAGACGGAACCAAGGCGCTCTATCGAGTAAATAATAACTTAGCCTATGAGTTGAGGTTTCAGAAGAACGGAATGCAGTATACGCTTGCGATCGGGAACAAGAAATATTTGAAGGTCCAATACAAACCGGAAACCTTGCTGAAAATCGCGAATTCCATGGTATAACCGGGCTGTCTCCCGTTAGAGGGGGCAGCCTTTTTGTTTTAGTTTCTTATTGTGTTGAAGGAGGATATTGTTTGCTTATAACGTATTTTTCTAGAAATACCATAAAAACTTAACGTTGAAAGCAGGGGCAGTAATGAAGAAGAATAGACTATTGGCATTTTTTATCGATTATATCTTGGTTCTGTTTATCTTTGTTCCAATTAGTATCTT
This region of Paenibacillus sp. JDR-2 genomic DNA includes:
- a CDS encoding GNAT family N-acetyltransferase, giving the protein MRIDGETLALRTIEREDMYRLWQLKYGEENPEWKKWDAPYFPHNRIDFEAFQTQTEVRLSADDGPSMLIMESEGQIIGIVSYYWEDKPSLWLELGITIYSPEHWSGGYGTEALTLWIDYLFGAMPLVRVGLTTWSGNNRMIRCAGKLGMTMEARIRKVRLYNGEYYDSIRMGILREEWEGR